A region of Numenius arquata unplaced genomic scaffold, bNumArq3.hap1.1 HAP1_SCAFFOLD_1621, whole genome shotgun sequence DNA encodes the following proteins:
- the RAD9A gene encoding cell cycle checkpoint control protein RAD9A, with protein sequence MKCVVAGGNVKVLGRAVHSLSRVGDELYLEPTKSGLSLRAVNSSRSAFASFLFAPLFFQRYEAGGPPPDNELFRCKVLMKSFLSVFRSLPSLEKTVGKCLILLKPRASRLVVQLHCKYGVTKTHNLAFQECERLQAVFDTQRCASSLRAPARVLAEAVVHFPQTLAEVTLGAGPRGKISLQNYVEDEAERSKMMVTELFLAEDEFQTVAVAPGSRITFCLKEFRGLLTFAEASNLPLTIHYDAPGRPVIFTLDDAVLEVHLVLATLSDMESNLQPPTANGVSHLPAPTDDFADDLESYMIAMETSAYEEGSGVPPSPTFPLRTPRPAESDAEEEEEEEEEEGAVPGTPPHKKFRSLFFGSVLTPGGLSLAPTQEVLAEDSDGEY encoded by the exons ATGAAGTGCGTCGTGGCTGGCGGCAACGTCAAAG TCTTAGGCCGCGCCGTGCACTCCCTGTCCCGCGTCGGGGACGAGCTGTACCTGGAACCTACCAAGAGCGGG CTGTCCCTGCGGGCCGTCAATTCCTCGCGCTCGGCCTTCGCCTCCTTCCTCTTCGCGCCCCTCTTCTTCCAGCGGTACGAGGCGGGCGGCCCCCCCCCCGACAACGAGCTTTTCCGATGCAAAGTCCTCATGAAG TCCTTCCTGAGCGTCTTCCGCTCGCTGCCCTCGCTGGAGAAGACGGTGGGGAAATGCCTCATCCTGCTCAAACCCCGGGCCAGCCGCCTGGTCGTGCAGCTCCACTGCAAGTACG GCGTCACCAAGACCCACAACCTGGCCTTCCAGGAGTGCGAGCGGCTGCAGGCCGTCTTCGATACCCAGCGCTGCGCCAGCAGCCTCCGCGCCCCGGCACG GGTGCTGGCGGAGGCCGTGGTCCACTTTCCCCAGACGCTGGCTGAGGTGACACTGGGGGCTGGCCCCAGGGGCAAGATCAGCCTCCAAAACTACGTGGAGGACGAGGCGG agAGGAGCAAGATGATGGTGACAGAGCTGTTTCTGGCCGAGGACGAGTTCCAGACGGTGGCTGTGGCCCCGGGTTCCCGCATCACCTTCTGCCTCAAGGAGTTTCGG GGGCTGCTGACCTTCGCCGAGGCCTCCAACTTGCCCCTCACCATCCACTACGATGCGCCCGGCAG GCCGGTGATCTTCACCCTGGACGATGCCGTGCTGGAGGTCCACCTGGTGCTGGCCACCCTCTCGGACATGGAAAGCAACTTGCAGCCCCCCACGGCCAACGG CGTGTCCCACCTGCCCGCCCCAACAGATGACTTTGCCGATGACCTCGAGTCCTACATGATTGCCATGGAAACCAGCGCCTACGAGGAGGGCTCGggggtgccccccagccccaccttccCCCTGCGCACCCCACGTCCTGCCGAAAGCGAcgctgaagaggaggaagaggaggaggaggaggaaggagctgtgcCGGGGACCCCCCCTCACAAGAAG TTTCGCTCCCTGTTCTTTGGCTCGGTGTTGACAccgggggggctcagcctggccCCCACCCAGGAGGTGCTGGCAGAGGACAGCGATGGCGAGTACTAA